Part of the Gemmatimonadaceae bacterium genome, GCACGTGTCCATCCTTGGCCGACTTGATGTTCACGTCGCCTTCATACGAGGTGACGATGCTCTCGCCTTCCTTGTTGATGACGTACACGAGACGATCGCCATACTCGACGATGTCACCATCGTACTTCACGCGCTTGGTGGTCTGCTCGGCGATACGCGACGCCGTGCCGCCCACGTGGAATGTGCGGAGCGTCAGCTGCGTACCCGGCTCGCCGATGGACTGCGCCGCGATGATACCCACGGCCTCGCCCAGGTCGACCATCTGCATGGTGGCCAGGTTGCGGCCGTAGCACATGCGGCAGAGTCCGCGCTTGGCCTCACACGTGAGCACCGACCGGATCTTCACCGATTCGATACCCGCGTCTTCGATCAGCTGCGCCGTCTCTTCGGAAATCAGCGTGCCGGCTTCCGCCAACATCTTCGGACGACCCGCCTCGTCGCGTTCCATGGGATCGAGGATATCCTCGGCCGCCACGTTACCAACCAGACGTTCCGCCAACGGCTCGATCACGTCTTCGCCTTCCTTCAGCGCCGCGGTATCGAGACCGAGGATGGTGCCGCAATCCTCTTCCTGAATGGTCATGTCCTGCGCGACGTCCACCAGACGACGCGTGAGATACCCGGCGTCGGCCGTCTTGAGCGCCGTGTCTGCCAGACCCTTACGGGCGCCGTGCGTGGACGAGAAGTATTCCAGCACCGACAGGCCTTCGCGGAAATTGGACTTGATCGGGTTTTCGATGATTTCACCGATACCACCGGTGAGTTTCTTCTGCGGCTTGGCCATGAGGCCGCGCATGCCCGCCAGCTGCCGAATCTGGTCGCGTGAACCACGGGAACCGGAATCGAACATCATGAACACGGGATTGAAGCCGCCCTGCGATTCGCGCATGGTCTTCACCATGGCGTCGGCGACGTCCGTGTTGGCGTGCGTCCACGTGTCGATGACTTTGTTGTAGCGCTCACCGTTCGTGATGTTACCGGTCGCGTAGGCGCGCTGGAAACGCTCCACACGCTCGGATGCATCCTGCAACAGCGTTTCTTTTTCCTTCGGAATGTGCAGGTCTTCGATGCCGATGGAGACGCCGCCGCGGGTGGCATTGCGGAAGCCGAATTCCTTCAGGCGATCGAGCAGGGCCACGGTTTCCGCGAGGCCCGCATTGCGGTAGCTCTGGAACACCAGCTCGCCGAGCGCCTTCTTCTTCATGTCCTTGTTGAGGAACGGCAGCACCTTCGGCACGATCATGTCGAACAGCACACGACCTGTGGTGGTAACGACCCATTGCGGCTTGTCGCCGCGCCGGTCAAGCCACCGGATGGCGCTCTGGTATCCCGTGCGTCCGTTGGCAATGGCCAGGTCCACTTCTGCCGAGTCGGTGAACGCCGGCAACGTGCGGGCCTTGGCCTCATCCTTGAGATACGCCTCGAAGCCCACCGGCGCCTTGGTGGCCACGTAGCATCCCAGCACGATGTCCTGGCTGGGCTCCGCCACCGGACGACCGTCCGACGGCTTGAGGATGTTGTTGGACGACAGCATCAGCACGCGCGCTTCAATCTGCGCTTCAAACGACAACGGCACGTGCACCGCCATCTGGTCACCGTCGAAGTCGGCGTTGAACGCCGCGCACACGAGCGGGTGAATACGAATGGCCTTGCCTTCAACGAGCACGGGCTCGAACGCCTGAATGCCCAGTCGATGCAACGTGGGTGCGCGGTTGAGGAGCACCGGATGATCCTTGATGATGCCTTCCAGCACCTCGTAGACCATGGCGTTCTCGCGCTCCACGATCTTCTTGGCGCGCTTCACCGTTTCCGCTTCACCGCTCTCCACCAGCTTGTGAATGATGAACGGCTTGAACAGCTCCAGCGCCATCATCTTGGGCAGGCCGCACTGGTGCAGCTTGAGCTCCGGACCCACCACGATGACCGAACGGCCCGAGTAGTCCACGCGCTTGCCCAGCAGGTTCTGACGGAACCGGCCCTGCTTGCCCTTGAGCATGTCGGACAGCGACTTGAGCGGACGCTTGCCACGGCCACGAATGGCCTTGGAGCGACGCCCGTTGTCGAACAGCGCGTCCACCGCTTCCTGCAGCATGCGCTTTTCGTTGCGCAGGATGACTTCCGGCGCGCGATGCGAGATGAGCTTGGTGAGACGGTTGTTGCGATTGATGACGCGACGATACAGGTCGTTCAGATCGGACGTCGCAAAGCGACCGCCGTCCAGCGGCACCAGCGGCCGCAGGTCGGGCGGGATCACGGGGATCACGTCGAGGATCATCCACTCCGGACGGTTGCGGATTTCGCCGCCCTCGCCGCTGGTGCGGAACGCATCGACAATCTTGAGACGCTTGAGCATCTGTTTCTTGCGATGCTGTGACGTCTCACCCACGACGGACGCGCGCAGTTCGTCGGCCACCTTGTCGACGTCCAGTCGCTTGAGCAGTTCACGCACGGCCGGCGCGCCGATGTCGCACTGGAACGCCACATCGCCCTCGGCCTTCGCCCGCTGGCGCAGGTCGAGATACTCGTCCTCGTCCAGCAGCTGGCGCTCGCGCACATCCTGCGAGCCCGGATCGATGACGATGTAGTTGCTGTAGTAGATGACCTTTTCGAGGTCACGCAGCGTGACATCAAGCAGGTTGCCCATCGGGCTGGGCAGCGTCTTGAAGAACCAGATGTGCGCCACCGGCACGGCCAGTTCGATATGGCCCATGCGCTCGCGCCGCACCTTGCTGAGCGTCACTTCCACGCCGCAGCGATCGCAGATCACGCCGCGATAGCGGATGCGCTTGTACTTGCCGCAATGGCATTCCCAGTCCTTGACCGGACCGAAGATGCGCTCGCAGAACAACCCGTCCTTTTCCGGCTTGAACGAGCGGTAGTTGATGGTTTCGGGCTTGGTGACTTCGCCCCACGACCACCAGGTGCGCAGGCCGGCCATCTCCAGCCGCTCGCGCTCCTTGGGGTCTTTCGGTCCGCGGATCTCCTCGGGAGAGGCGATACGCACGGACATGTAGTCGAACGCTGACGCGCGAGCTTCACGCGAGCTGCGGAAATCGATCATGTCTTATTCCTCGCCGCTGTTGTTGCCGCCATCCAGGATGTCGACGCCGTTTCCATCCGTGGAACCGAGCGTGACCTTGATGCCCAGCGCCTGCAGTTCCTTGACGAGCACGTTGAACGACTCCGGGATTCCGGGTTCGGGCAGGTTCTGCCCCTTTACGATCGCCTCGTAGACACGGCTTCGGCCGTTCACGTCATCGGACTTGACCGTCAGGATTTCCTGCAAGGTGTGCGCGGCGCCATACGCCTCCAGCGCCCACACTTCCATTTCTCCGAAACGCTGACCGCCGAACTGCGCCTTGCCGGCCAGCGGCTGTTGCGTGACCAACGAGTACGGTCCGATGGAGCGCGCGTGAATCTTGTCGTCGACCAGGTGAGACAGCTTCAGGATGTAGATCTCACCAACCGTGACCGGCGCCTGGAACGTTTCGCCCGTGCGTCCGTCGCGCAGTTGCACTTTGCCCGAGGGCGTCAGTCCGGCCAGTCGGATCAGCTCCGAACTCGCCGCTTCGACATCGCTCTCGCTCTTCGCACCCAGCATCGCGGCCAACGCCGGCTGCCCGATGCGCTGCAGCGTTTCCGCCGGGCTCATCGCCGCTTCCGCCTCGAGAATCGCGATGGCCGACGAACGGTCGCCCGGCAATTCGCTTTCGTTGTCGCGATGCATGCCCAGCACGGCATTGACCGCCGCAATCTCCCGCTCGGCCAGCGTCTTGGCCGACTGCGTGAGGAAGTCGCGCGTGCGGTTGTACAGCGCCTTCGTTTCCGCCGACATGTTGCGCCCACCCAAGTCGTTCAGGGTGGCGTGATGCAGCAGCTCGACCTTGTCCGGCAAGCGGCGATCGGGCTTCACATCGGACAGCAGATGACGCACATCCTGCGGCGTGGCGTCGGAGGACCCGTCACCCAACGACAGCGTTTCGCGCGCCCAGCGCACACCGGCCAGCTTCATCAGCAAACCGATTTCGCGTTCGTTCGCGCCCTCGAACACGGGCGTCTTGGCGTAGAAGTTGAGCAGTCGCGCGGCCCACCCAAGGTGCGTCTCGAGAATCTGCCCGACATTCATACGCGACGGCACGCCCAGCGGGTTGAGCACGATGTCCACCGGACGACCGTCCGGCATGAACGGCATGTCTTCCTCAGGCACGATGCGCGCCACGATACCCTTGTTACCGTGACGACCGGCCATCTTGTCACCGACCGAAATCTTGCGCTTCTCGGCCAGATACACCTTCACCAACTGGATCACGCCCGGCGGCAACTCATCGGGCTGCAGAATGCGGTCGATACGCTCTTCCGCGCGCTCCTCAATGCGGGCTTTCTCTTCGTTGCCAGCATCGATGATTTCGCGCACACGATCGTTGGCCTTCTTGCTTTCGACGCGGAACGTCTTGAGATCAAGCGTGGCAAACCGCACCGTGGACAGCAGCTCCTTCGTGAGCGTCGTGCCCGCGGCGATCGCCTCTTCCACCGTGCCGGCCCGAAGCGCCAGCGCGACCTTTTCCCCTTCCAGCAGCGCCGCCAGTTCGATGTCGCGCACTTCGTTGACGCGGATTTTTTCCTCGCCTTCGAGACGCCGCACATCACCGATGCGCTCACCGCGGTCCTTTTCGACGACCTGGTCTTCCACGCGTGAGAAGATCTTCACGTCGATGACCACGCCTTCCATGCCCGGCGACACCTTGAGCGACGAGTCCTTCACGTCCTTGGCCTTTTCGCCGAAGATGGCCGTGAGGAGCTTTTCTTCCGGCGACAGTTCGGTCTCACCCTTCGGCGTGATCTTGCCGACGAGAATGTCGCCCGGCTTCACATGCGCGCCGATGCGCACGATGCCACGCTCGTCGAGGTCGGTCAGCGACTCCTCGGCGACGTTCGGAATTTCGCGCGTGATTTCTTCCTGCCCGCGCTTCGTGTCGCGCACGTGCAGTTCGAGCTCCTGGATGTGAATCGACGAGAATACGTCGAATTTCACCAGGCGCTCGGAGAGCACGATGGCGTCTTCGAAGTTGTGCCCGTACCACGGCATGAACGCCACACGGACATTCGCGCCCAGCGCGAGCTGCCCCATTTCCGTGGCGGCGCCGTCGGCCAGCACTTCACCCTTGTTCACCTGCTGGCCCATGCGGACGAGCGGGCGCTGGTTGATGGCCGTGTCCTGATTGGTGCGCCAGTATTTCTTGAGCTTGTAGCGATCAAGCTGGCCGAGTCGCGCCAGCGGACGGTCGCCCGCCACCGGCGTGCCGATGAGGCCCGCGTCGACGATGATCTCGTCGGCGGTCACACTGGTCACGATACCGGCCCGGCGCGCGATGATCACCGCGCCCGAGTCGACGGCCACCGTGGCTTCGAGTCCCGTCCCCACCAGCGGTGTGCGCGGGTTGAGCAGCGGAACGGCCTGCCGTTGCATGTTCGAGCCCATGAGCGCGCGATTGGCGTCATCGTGCTCGAGGAACGGAATGAGCGCGGCGGCGATGGAGACCAGCTGCTCCGGCGCCACGTCCATGTAGTCGATGTTCGACGGCGGCTCGAGGGGCAAATCGCCGCGCTTACGCGCCAGCACCAGCTCGTCGACGAACGTGCCATCGGCGTTGAGCTTGGAATTCGCCTGCGCGATGATCGCGTCCTCTTCCCGGTTGGCATCGAGCCACACGAGTTCGCCCGTCAACCGTCCTTCCTTCACCACACGATACGGCGTCTCGATGAAGCCGAGATCGTTCACGCGGGCAAAGCAGGCGAGCGACGTGATCAGGCCGATGTTCGGACCTTCCGGCGTTTCGATGGGGCACATGCGCCCGTACTGCGAATAGTGCACGTCACGGACTTCGAAGCCGGCACGCTCACGCGTGAGGCCGCCCGGTCCAAGCGCCGACAAGCGACGCTTGTGCGTCAACTCGGCCAGCGGATTGGTCTGGTCCATGAACTGCGACAGCTGCGATGATCCGAAGAACGCCTGGATCACGGCCGAGACCGTGCGCGCGTTGACGAGATCGTCCAGCGAGATTTTTTCCGGATCGGTGTTGATCGACATGCGCTCCTTGACCAGTCGCGCCATGCGCGACAGACCCACGGAGAACTGATTGGCAATCAACTCACCCACCGACCGGATGCGACGGTTGCCCAGCTGGTCGATATCGTCCACGTCGCCGCGGCCTTCATGCAACTCGACCAGCTGACGCATGATTTCCACGAAGTCTTCCTTCGTGAGCACCGTGGTCGACATCGAGGTGTTGAGGCGCAGGCGCTGGTTGATCTTGTACCGACCCACGCGACCGAGGTCGTAGCGCTTGGGCGAGAAGAACAGCCGCTCGAGCGCCTGCTTCGCGGTTTCGCGATTGGGCGCGTCACCCGGACGGAGCAGCGCGTAGATCTGCTTGAGCGCCTCTTCCTCGTGCTTGGTCGGATCCTTGGCCAGCGTGTTCTTGATCAGCGTGGACTCGGCACGTCCCGAGGCCACGAACACGTGCACCTTGGTGATGTCGGCCTTGCGGATCTTCTTGATCGCGCCGTCGGTGAGCACCGTGCCCTTCTCGACGACTTCCTCGCCGGTTTCCGGGTCGATCACGTCGCGCGCCAGCGTGCGGCGCACATCGCGTTCACCGCGATCGATGGCATCCTGCTCGTCGCGGAGATCGATCTGGGTGTACGACGCGAACACCTTCACCGTGTCGATGCCCTGACGCACCAGGCGATTGAGCACCTCGTCGGTCAGCTCATCGCCTTCGCGCACCAGCAACGACGCTTCGGCGCGCTCACGCTCCAGCTTGGCCTTCTTGGTCTTGGGCTTCGGCGCGTCGGACGCGGTGACTTCACCCTCGAGCGTGACGTCTTCGGCGATAATCGCGCCGAGGATTTCCCGCTGCTCGTTGCGCGTCTCGCGCTTCATGGTGAGATCGAGTTCGCGCTCGGCGAAGAACAGGCGCAGGATATCGCGGTTCTCGCCGTAGCCGAACGCGCGCAACAGCGCCGTGGCCGGGAACTTCTTCTTCTTGTCGATGTGGACGTAGATCACGTCGTGGATGTCCACGGTGAACTCGACCCACGATCCGCGGAACGGGATGATCCGCGAGGACAGCAGGCGCTGTCCGTTGGGGTGTGTCGACTCCTCGAACACCACACCGGGTGAGCGGTGCAGCTGGGAGACGATGACGCGCTCGGCGCCATTGATGACGAAGGTGCCCAGCTCGGTGAGCAGCGGCAGCTCGCCCAGATAGACTTCCTTCTCGATGATGTTCCGGGGACGTTTGCCGTCGCCGGTATCCTCAAAGATGACCAGTTGGAGCGTGGCCTTGAGCGGCGCCGAGTACGTCATGTCGCGCTCGATGCACTCGGCGACCGTGTACTTGGGCTCTCCCAGGCTGTACCGGACGAACTCGAGCGAGAAATTCTCGTGGACGTCCGTAATGGGGAACAGGTCCTTGAAGACGCGCTCGAGGCCGACGTCTTCGCGCTCCTGCGAGGCGGCATCCAGTTGCAGCAGCGACTCAAAAGCGCGCGTCTGGATGTCGAGGAGATGGGGCATATCCATGCCCGTCTCGAGCTTCGCAAACGAGATCTGGTTCATCATGTCCTTGTTACCGCGTGCGGGGTGCGCCGACTCTGAGACTGCGGGAGGCGCAAAGCGCTTCGTCCCCGACGAGGCCGGTCGTGAAATTCACGACCGGCGTCCCCGGGGCGAAGCGATATAACGACGAGACTGCGTGACTACGGCGAACGGCCGTATGCCTTACTTGACTTCGACGACAGCGCCTTCGGCTTCCAGCTTGGCCTTGAGCGTCGCCGCTTCGTCCTTGGACACGTTTTCCTTCACGGCCTTCGGCGCGCCGTCCACGAGGTCCTTGGCTTCCTTCAAGCCGAGGCCCGTGATTTCACGGACGACCTTGATGACCTGGATCTTCTTCCCGCCGGCTTCCTTGAGCACGACCGTGAATTCGGTCTGCTCTTCCGCCGCCGCCGCCGGGGCCGCGCCGCCGCCGCCGCCGCCAGCCGCAACGGCCGCGATGGTGACGTTGAACTTCGTCTTGAACGTTTCGATCAGGTCCGCCAACTCGATGACGCTCATCGCGCCGATCGCGTCGATGATTTCGTCCTTGCTCAGGGCAGTGTTAGCCATGGTGATACTCTCTCCGTATTGATCCCAGGGGTCCTGGGGCGTGTGATCAGGCAGACGCCTGGGGAACTCAGTTAGAGCCTTCGAGCTGCGCCTTACGGGCGTCGAGGGCGAGGGCGAACATCATCGGGATGCTGTTGAGGTAGCCGGCGAAGATCGAGAGCGCCTCATCACGCGTCGGAAGCGTGGCCAACTTCTTGACCATCGCCTCGTCCACCGCATTGCCCTCGTAGACACCGCCCTTCACCGACGGCCGCTGATCGTTCTCCTTGGCAAAATCGGAGAGGACCTTGGCCGCGGTGATGGCATCCTTGGCCACCACCACTCCCGTCGGACCCTTCAAACGCTGGGACACCATGCCGCTTTCGTTCACGGCGCGGAGGGCCAGCGTGTTCTTGATCACGACGTACTCGACACCGGCCTTCTTCAGGCGGCGGCGCAGCTCCGTCATGCGCTTCACGTTCAACCCCGTGAAGTCGGTGTAGTACACCGCGCTGGCCGTGCCGAGCTTCTCGCGAAGCCCGTCGACGAGCACTTGCTTATCGCTCTTTTTTGCCTTGGGTTTTGCTTTCATGGATGCGTCGCCTCTTACCGGTACGGCGTGGTGTCGATGGTGACGCCGGGTCCCATGGTGCTGGAGATCGCGACGTTGCGGATATACACGCCCTTGGCCGCAGGCGGCTTGGCGCGCACGATGGTGTCCATCAAGGCCGAGAAGTTCAACTCGAGGGCTTCGGGCGCGAACGACACCTTGCCGATGGGGGCATGCACGTTGCCTCCCTTGTCGACGCGGAACTCGATCTTGCCACCCTTGGACTCGCGCACGGCTTTCGCCACGTCGAACGTGACGGTGCCGGCCTTCGGATTCGGCATCAAGCCGCGCGGACCGAGCACCCGGCCCAACTGGCCGAGTTGTCCCATCTGGTCCGGCGTGGCAATCAGCACGTCGAAGTCGAGCCACCCTTCCTTGATCTTGGCGAGGAATTCGGTGCCGACAAAATCCGCGCCGGCATCCTGGGCTTCCTGCGCCTTGGGGCCGGTGGCGATCACCAGCACGCGCATCGTCTTGCCCGTCCCTGACGGCAATACGACGGTGCCACGGACCACCTGATCGGCGTGACGGGGATCGACACCCAGACGAATCGCGACTTCAACGGTCTCGTCGAATTTCGCAAAGCTCATCTGCTTGACCAGCGCGATCGCCTTCTTCGCCTCGTACGGCACTCCCACCTGGCGGCGCTCACTCGCGCCACGGTACTTCTTTCCGTTCGTCTGCATAATCAGTCCTTCACCGTGATGCCCATCGAACGCGCCGCACCGGCCATCATCGCGATGGCACTGTCGACGGAATCGCAGTTGAGATCGGGCATCTTGAGCTCGGCGATCTTCTTGAGCTGCGCGCGGGAAATCGTTCCCACCTTCACCTTGTTCGGCTGACCCGACCCCTTTTCGACGCCCACTTCCTTCTTGATGAGCTCCGCCGCCGGCGGAGTCTTCAGGATGAACGTGAACGACTTGTCTCCGTAGATCGTGACTTCGACCGGGATGATCATATCACCACCCTGCGTCCGAGCGTTGAACTCTTTGCAGAATGCCATGATGTTGATTCCCTGGGGGCCGAGAGCCGTACCCACGGGCGGCGCCGGGTTCGCCTTGCCGCTTGGAATCTGCAGCTTGACGAATCCAGTGACCTTCTTTGCCATGCGTGATCCTCATCGCAAGTTCCGCGTCCGGACAGTCCGAGTGCGGTCGTGCTACCACGGAAATCTTTTGCGTCGCTGTGGTAGGCGACGGTACTGTGTACCGGGTACTTAGTACTTAGTACTTGGTACTTGGTACTTGGTACTTGGTACTTGGTACTTGGTACTGAGTCCTCAGTACCCTCTCAACTGCAGGTAGTCGAGCTCAACACTCGTCGGGCGGCCAAACAAACTGACCGAGACGCGCACCTTGCCCTTGTCCGGCAGTACTTCCTCGACCGTGCCGTTGAAATCGGCGAACGGGCCCTCGGTAATCGCCACCGGCTGACCGATCAGGAATGGAATCTCTTCCTTCACCGGGGCCTCGTCGGTCGCGTCGATCACGCCGAGCAGACGACGGACTTCGTCGTCACGCAGGGGCATCGGATCCTTGTCCTTGCCGACGAACTTGATCACACCCTGGATGGCGTTGATCTCGTGCAAGGTGTCCTGACTGGCCACCATTTCCACGAGGACGTATCCGGGGAAGATCTTCCGTTCGACGGTGACCTTCTTGCCGTTCTTGATTTCCACCACTTCCTGCGTAGGCACGAGCGCCTGACGAATCAGGCGATTTTCGGGCGTCGCCGTATCCATGTCGATTTTTCGCTGGATCAGGCGCTGCACCTTGTTCTCATGCCCAGACGTGGTCTGGATCGCGTACCACCGGTGTTCAAGCATCGTCTGGCGCGGGCTCAGCGGCTCATCAACATCGACGGCAACTTCACCAGCAGCGCCTGCAATGCCACGTCAAGCAGCGCAATCACGGCACCGAGGATCAGCACGAACACGATGATCTGGATCGTCGCCTGCTGCAGCTGCGGGCGATCGGGCCAGGTCACCTTCTTCATTTCGGCGATCACGTCGTGGTAGAACGCGACCAGCCGCGTGCCAAGCCCTGGACGGGCCACTTCCACCGGTGCGCTCATGACTACTTCGTTTCCTTATGCAGCTGATGCGCGTTACAACGTGGGCAGTACTTCTTCCACTCCACGCGCTCCGGATGCAGGCGCTTGTTCTTCATCGTGAAGTAGTTGCGGTTCTTACACTCGGTGCATCCGAGGATGATTTTCTCGCGCGCCATATTCCTGGACCCCTTGCGGCAGCTCTGTCATCTGTAATCGTCTCTCGCGGGCGCCGCTCGCGTTCGCAAAGCGCGCTCCATCGGGAGGCATCCCCCGGAGGGGATCTCCCCAGCCACTCCTGTACACTGCTGCGGACCGAACGGCCAAACCCCCGGACGCTCCCAACCCGCCGCGCTATGGAACGTCAGCGGGCATCGAGGAACAGCGGAGGGAGGGCACCGGCAACAGCGGCATAAGGCGCAGTGGGGTGAGCCTTAGAACGTAGCTAGCCCATGATGGGCACGCAACCCACGGTCCGGGGCGAAGATAGCGCTGTGTTCGCCACCGAACATATGCCGAAAAGGCCGACGTCCTGGGCCGCACTCAGGGCCGACCGCCAGGGCTACCACGGAAAAAGGGCGACCCCGTTGGCACGGAGCCGCCCTCTCGCCTTCCCAGAGCTCACAACCGGGATCGAACCGGTGACCTCATCCTTACCAAGGATGTGCTCTACCGACTGAGCTATGTGAGCGACCTTCGACTGCACCTGCACCTGCACCTGCCCAGAGCGGGAGACGGGACTCGAACCCGCGACATCAAGCTTGGAAGGCTAGCGCTCTACCAACTGAGCTACTCCCGCATACACCCACGCCAACCCGATGCGACCGCGACCACGCTACACCTGCTGGACGAACAGTGGTGGGGGAAGGATTCGAACCTTCGAAGGCTTGCGCCGTCAGATTTACAGTCTGATCTCGTTGGCCACTTGAGTACCCCACCCGAGGGCGTTCGGAGCCATCAAACCGGGCGTCCGCCGGTCGGAAGAGCTGACGGTCGGGATTGAACCGACGACCTGCTGATTACAAATCAGCTGCTCTACCAACTGAGCTACGTCAGCATGTTGCCATGGCACCGCAGCCCGGACACCGAGCCGACCTGCCCCGGACAAGACGAGCAGAATACTCAGACCGGCAGGGAGGGTCAACCCAAGCAGGCCACGCCGATTGCCGGTCGTAAGCCTACAGCTTCCTCCAGCGCGTCCCGTTCGCCGAATCCTCGATCAGGATACCACGGGCCAACAGCTCGGCCCGGATGGCGTCGGCGGCCGCGAAATCGCCCCGCCCACGCGCCGCCTTCCGCGCCTGCAGCCGTTCCTCCACCCAGTGCTCAAGATCCTCCGGGACCTCCTGCTCAGGGACAAGATCGAGGACGGCGTCCATCAACCGGAAGGCCGCCCGTGCCCGCTCGAGTGCGGCGGCATCCGATCCACCAATGTCCAACTCGCGGTTGGCATCGGTAATGAAGGTGAACAGCGCCGCCATCGCGCGCGGCGCGTTCAGGTCGTCGTACAGTGCCTCAATAAATGTCCGCTCCGCGTGTGTCGCCGCATCGGCCAGCGCCGCCGTCCCGCCCGTGGCCGACGCCAACCGCTCCGCAAACGTGCCGATGCGCCGCACCGCCGTGCGCGACTGATCGAAGGACTCCTCACCCAGATTGAGTTGCTGGCGGTAGTGGGCGCTGAACACAAAGTGCCGATACACGGTGCCGGAAATATCCTGCCGCCGCATCTCCTGCACGTTGGTCACGTTGCCCACGCGCTTGGCCATCTTCGTGCCGTCGGTGAGCAGGAACTCGCCATGGCACCAGCACCGCGCAAACGTTTTTCCCGTGGCCGCTTCCGACTGCGCGATCTCGTCCTCATGGTGCGGGAAGATCAGATCGATGCCGCCCGCATGCAGATCGAACGTCTCACCCAGATACTTCATGGCCATCGCGGAGCATTCCAGGTGCCACCCCGGACGTCCGCGTCCCCACGGGGAATCCCAGGCGGCTCCCGTGGCTTCGTCTTCCGGCTTGGCCGCCTTCCAGAGCGCGAAATCCTGCGCGTTCTCCTTGGCATACTCGTCCTGCGCGACACGCGCACCCGTGCGCAATTCCCGCTTGTCCAGCTGCGACAACTTGCCATAGTCGGCAAAACGATCGATGGCGAAATACACGGATCCGTCATCGGCGATGTACGCCACGTGGTTGGCCACCAGACGCTCCACCAACGCGATCATCTCGGGGATGTGCGTGGTGGCCTCAGGATAGCGTTCCGCATCTTCAATACGCAGATACCGACGATCCTCATGAAACATCACCGTGTACGGCGCGGTGATCTGCGTGATCGTCTTGCCTTCCTTGGCCGCCTTGTTGATGATCTTGTCGTCCACATCCGTCAGGTTCATCACCTGCTCAACCTGCCAACCGGCAAGTCGAATCACACGCCGCAGCAGATCCTCAAACAGGAACGTGCGAAAGTTGCCCAGGTGCGCCGGGTTGTAGACGGTGGGTCCGCACGTGTACATGCGCACCGTCTGACCATCGGCGGGTGCGAACGGCTCAACGCGGCGCGTGAGCGTGTTGTACAGGCGGAACTCGGGCATGGTGGCAGCAGGTAAGCGACAGAACCGTCAGGAGTCCTTCGGGGAATCCTCAAAATGCGGACTGTGCTGAATGTAGGGGGTCAGACGATCCCGTGGGGGGGCTGACGACACGCGATGGCGTGGGCTCTGATGATGCCGGTGGGCACCCACTATGCGGCCGGCCGCGAGCGTCAGTACGCGGACCATGCCGGACTCGACACCATATCCGTGGAGCGCCGCCACCCCCTCGTGCACCGCATCCACGTGTGGGTCGGGCAACCGAGCGCCGGAGTGCGGCGGGTGTCCCCGGGCGTGGCCCGACGGTGACACGTAGACCAGCACGCTGCCCCCGCGGGCGCGCAGCGATTCCACCCAGGCGCGCCACGTGGACGGATCGCCGGTCCTGGTGCGCCAGAGTTTCGGAGACGGCGATACCATTGACGTGCGAGGCCGCACGCGAAACACGTACACCACCGGTGCCGGTGCGATG contains:
- a CDS encoding 50S ribosomal protein L10 — translated: MKAKPKAKKSDKQVLVDGLREKLGTASAVYYTDFTGLNVKRMTELRRRLKKAGVEYVVIKNTLALRAVNESGMVSQRLKGPTGVVVAKDAITAAKVLSDFAKENDQRPSVKGGVYEGNAVDEAMVKKLATLPTRDEALSIFAGYLNSIPMMFALALDARKAQLEGSN
- the rpoB gene encoding DNA-directed RNA polymerase subunit beta codes for the protein MNQISFAKLETGMDMPHLLDIQTRAFESLLQLDAASQEREDVGLERVFKDLFPITDVHENFSLEFVRYSLGEPKYTVAECIERDMTYSAPLKATLQLVIFEDTGDGKRPRNIIEKEVYLGELPLLTELGTFVINGAERVIVSQLHRSPGVVFEESTHPNGQRLLSSRIIPFRGSWVEFTVDIHDVIYVHIDKKKKFPATALLRAFGYGENRDILRLFFAERELDLTMKRETRNEQREILGAIIAEDVTLEGEVTASDAPKPKTKKAKLERERAEASLLVREGDELTDEVLNRLVRQGIDTVKVFASYTQIDLRDEQDAIDRGERDVRRTLARDVIDPETGEEVVEKGTVLTDGAIKKIRKADITKVHVFVASGRAESTLIKNTLAKDPTKHEEEALKQIYALLRPGDAPNRETAKQALERLFFSPKRYDLGRVGRYKINQRLRLNTSMSTTVLTKEDFVEIMRQLVELHEGRGDVDDIDQLGNRRIRSVGELIANQFSVGLSRMARLVKERMSINTDPEKISLDDLVNARTVSAVIQAFFGSSQLSQFMDQTNPLAELTHKRRLSALGPGGLTRERAGFEVRDVHYSQYGRMCPIETPEGPNIGLITSLACFARVNDLGFIETPYRVVKEGRLTGELVWLDANREEDAIIAQANSKLNADGTFVDELVLARKRGDLPLEPPSNIDYMDVAPEQLVSIAAALIPFLEHDDANRALMGSNMQRQAVPLLNPRTPLVGTGLEATVAVDSGAVIIARRAGIVTSVTADEIIVDAGLIGTPVAGDRPLARLGQLDRYKLKKYWRTNQDTAINQRPLVRMGQQVNKGEVLADGAATEMGQLALGANVRVAFMPWYGHNFEDAIVLSERLVKFDVFSSIHIQELELHVRDTKRGQEEITREIPNVAEESLTDLDERGIVRIGAHVKPGDILVGKITPKGETELSPEEKLLTAIFGEKAKDVKDSSLKVSPGMEGVVIDVKIFSRVEDQVVEKDRGERIGDVRRLEGEEKIRVNEVRDIELAALLEGEKVALALRAGTVEEAIAAGTTLTKELLSTVRFATLDLKTFRVESKKANDRVREIIDAGNEEKARIEERAEERIDRILQPDELPPGVIQLVKVYLAEKRKISVGDKMAGRHGNKGIVARIVPEEDMPFMPDGRPVDIVLNPLGVPSRMNVGQILETHLGWAARLLNFYAKTPVFEGANEREIGLLMKLAGVRWARETLSLGDGSSDATPQDVRHLLSDVKPDRRLPDKVELLHHATLNDLGGRNMSAETKALYNRTRDFLTQSAKTLAEREIAAVNAVLGMHRDNESELPGDRSSAIAILEAEAAMSPAETLQRIGQPALAAMLGAKSESDVEAASSELIRLAGLTPSGKVQLRDGRTGETFQAPVTVGEIYILKLSHLVDDKIHARSIGPYSLVTQQPLAGKAQFGGQRFGEMEVWALEAYGAAHTLQEILTVKSDDVNGRSRVYEAIVKGQNLPEPGIPESFNVLVKELQALGIKVTLGSTDGNGVDILDGGNNSGEE
- the rplL gene encoding 50S ribosomal protein L7/L12; translation: MSKDEIIDAIGAMSVIELADLIETFKTKFNVTIAAVAAGGGGGGAAPAAAAEEQTEFTVVLKEAGGKKIQVIKVVREITGLGLKEAKDLVDGAPKAVKENVSKDEAATLKAKLEAEGAVVEVK
- a CDS encoding 50S ribosomal protein L1, whose protein sequence is MQTNGKKYRGASERRQVGVPYEAKKAIALVKQMSFAKFDETVEVAIRLGVDPRHADQVVRGTVVLPSGTGKTMRVLVIATGPKAQEAQDAGADFVGTEFLAKIKEGWLDFDVLIATPDQMGQLGQLGRVLGPRGLMPNPKAGTVTFDVAKAVRESKGGKIEFRVDKGGNVHAPIGKVSFAPEALELNFSALMDTIVRAKPPAAKGVYIRNVAISSTMGPGVTIDTTPYR